The following proteins are co-located in the Procambarus clarkii isolate CNS0578487 chromosome 4, FALCON_Pclarkii_2.0, whole genome shotgun sequence genome:
- the LOC123751005 gene encoding uncharacterized protein isoform X2, translated as MKRSLNIEDLNYLKPSNKKGKGENYCRIIEINQTQRSNLSEGRYDLYTPIFRCKCGYVDEELGKAMHQSGFYSTGRNSSTFYSINLLDSWHFLKRSSPGTSLQALVSALELFGASRGRSSHMCGVSTLKAAKNKPVSFRSLDETGISMASCRHGIILAALNMYQGELYSYAHYLQMNRLQNVSFICQDIICKYWPWALKISSREQKFSLRQGKPFFRSPTCQRTFLVLSGFVWRAVARRKWPDIWGGGRIARGSWRLQN; from the exons ATGAAGCGAAGTTTAAATATTGAGGACCTAAATTATCTGAAGCCTTCAAACAAGAAAGGAAAAGGAGAAAATTACTGCAGGATTATTGAAATCAATCAAACACAACGTTCAAACTTATCAGAAG GAAGGTATGATCTATATACCCCAATATTTAGGTGCAAGTGCGGATATGTAGATGAAGAACTTGGGAAAGCCATGCACCAGTCTGGTTTTTATTCAACTGGAAGAAATAGTAGCACTTTCTACAGCATAAATCTATTGGATTCCTGGCATTTTCTCAAGAGAAGCAGCCCTGGAACTTCTCTTCAGGCATTAGTTAGTGCACTGGAATTATTTGGTGCTTCTCGAGGGCGT AGTAGCCATATGTGTGGAGTGTCGACATTGAAAGCTGCCAAAAATAAACCTGTTTCATTTAGAAGTTTGGATGAAACTGGCATAAGCATGGCTTCCTGTCGACATGGAATTATTCTTGCTGCATTAAATATGTATCAGGGAGAGCTCTACAGTTATGCCCACTATTTGCAAATGAACCGTTTACAAAATGTGTCCTTCATATGCCAGGATATCATCTGTAAATACTGGCCATGGGCCTTAAAGATTTCATCAAGAGAACAGAAGTTCTCACTTAGGCAaggaaagcctttttttaggagtcctacatgccaaaggacattcttggtattgtcag GTTTTGTATGGAGGGCGGTGGCAAGAAGGAAGTGGCCTGACATCTGGGGAGGAGGCAGA ATCGCAAGAGGAAGTTGGAGGCTGCAGAATTAA
- the LOC123751005 gene encoding uncharacterized protein isoform X3 yields MHQSGFYSTGRNSSTFYSINLLDSWHFLKRSSPGTSLQALVSALELFGASRGRSSHMCGVSTLKAAKNKPVSFRSLDETGISMASCRHGIILAALNMYQGELYSYAHYLQMNRLQNVSFICQDIICKYWPWALKISSREQKFSLRQGKPFFRSPTCQRTFLVLSDRKRKLEAAELNQLTVEHNDSVTPLTRDSNGIGSANDKTTDMEESGIQQLDDDSSTPDMGEEEKPPKFRKICDFPGFKKKTLPARLK; encoded by the exons ATGCACCAGTCTGGTTTTTATTCAACTGGAAGAAATAGTAGCACTTTCTACAGCATAAATCTATTGGATTCCTGGCATTTTCTCAAGAGAAGCAGCCCTGGAACTTCTCTTCAGGCATTAGTTAGTGCACTGGAATTATTTGGTGCTTCTCGAGGGCGT AGTAGCCATATGTGTGGAGTGTCGACATTGAAAGCTGCCAAAAATAAACCTGTTTCATTTAGAAGTTTGGATGAAACTGGCATAAGCATGGCTTCCTGTCGACATGGAATTATTCTTGCTGCATTAAATATGTATCAGGGAGAGCTCTACAGTTATGCCCACTATTTGCAAATGAACCGTTTACAAAATGTGTCCTTCATATGCCAGGATATCATCTGTAAATACTGGCCATGGGCCTTAAAGATTTCATCAAGAGAACAGAAGTTCTCACTTAGGCAaggaaagcctttttttaggagtcctacatgccaaaggacattcttggtattgtcag ATCGCAAGAGGAAGTTGGAGGCTGCAGAATTAAACCAACTCACAGTTGAACATAATGATTCTGTGACACCATTGACTAGAG ATTCTAATGGCATTGGATCTGCTAATGACAAGACAACAGACATGGAAGAATCTGGAATACAGCAGCTAGATGATGATTCATCAACCCCAGatatgggggaggaggagaaacccccaaaattcaggaaaatttgtgattttccaggatttaaaaaaaaaacattgccagCCAGGcttaaataa
- the LOC123751005 gene encoding uncharacterized protein isoform X1 has protein sequence MKRSLNIEDLNYLKPSNKKGKGENYCRIIEINQTQRSNLSEGRYDLYTPIFRCKCGYVDEELGKAMHQSGFYSTGRNSSTFYSINLLDSWHFLKRSSPGTSLQALVSALELFGASRGRSSHMCGVSTLKAAKNKPVSFRSLDETGISMASCRHGIILAALNMYQGELYSYAHYLQMNRLQNVSFICQDIICKYWPWALKISSREQKFSLRQGKPFFRSPTCQRTFLVLSDRKRKLEAAELNQLTVEHNDSVTPLTRDSNGIGSANDKTTDMEESGIQQLDDDSSTPDMGEEEKPPKFRKICDFPGFKKKTLPARLK, from the exons ATGAAGCGAAGTTTAAATATTGAGGACCTAAATTATCTGAAGCCTTCAAACAAGAAAGGAAAAGGAGAAAATTACTGCAGGATTATTGAAATCAATCAAACACAACGTTCAAACTTATCAGAAG GAAGGTATGATCTATATACCCCAATATTTAGGTGCAAGTGCGGATATGTAGATGAAGAACTTGGGAAAGCCATGCACCAGTCTGGTTTTTATTCAACTGGAAGAAATAGTAGCACTTTCTACAGCATAAATCTATTGGATTCCTGGCATTTTCTCAAGAGAAGCAGCCCTGGAACTTCTCTTCAGGCATTAGTTAGTGCACTGGAATTATTTGGTGCTTCTCGAGGGCGT AGTAGCCATATGTGTGGAGTGTCGACATTGAAAGCTGCCAAAAATAAACCTGTTTCATTTAGAAGTTTGGATGAAACTGGCATAAGCATGGCTTCCTGTCGACATGGAATTATTCTTGCTGCATTAAATATGTATCAGGGAGAGCTCTACAGTTATGCCCACTATTTGCAAATGAACCGTTTACAAAATGTGTCCTTCATATGCCAGGATATCATCTGTAAATACTGGCCATGGGCCTTAAAGATTTCATCAAGAGAACAGAAGTTCTCACTTAGGCAaggaaagcctttttttaggagtcctacatgccaaaggacattcttggtattgtcag ATCGCAAGAGGAAGTTGGAGGCTGCAGAATTAAACCAACTCACAGTTGAACATAATGATTCTGTGACACCATTGACTAGAG ATTCTAATGGCATTGGATCTGCTAATGACAAGACAACAGACATGGAAGAATCTGGAATACAGCAGCTAGATGATGATTCATCAACCCCAGatatgggggaggaggagaaacccccaaaattcaggaaaatttgtgattttccaggatttaaaaaaaaaacattgccagCCAGGcttaaataa
- the LOC123752335 gene encoding uncharacterized protein: MATDVTSTRPVTRTRPVTSTRPVTSTRPVTSTRPVTSTRLVTSTRPETSTRLETSTRPETSTRPETSTRPETSTRSVTIKHPLRDKHPPRDKHPPRDKHPPSDKHPPRDKHPLRDKHPPRDKHPPRDKHPPRDKHPLSDKHPPRDKHPPRDKHPPRDKHPLSDKHPPRDKHPPRDKHPPRDKHPPRDKHPLRDKHPLSDKHPPRCSRSKQGTRY; the protein is encoded by the exons ATGGCGACCGATG TGACAAGCACCCGCCCAGTGACACGCACCCGTCCAGTGACAAGCACCCGCCCAGTGACAAGCACCCGCCCAGTGACAAGCACCCGCCCAGTGACAAGCACCCGCCTAGTGACAAGCACCCGCCCAGAGACAAGCACCCGCTTAGAGACAAGCACCCGCCCAGAGACAAGCACCCGCCCAGAGACAAGCACCCGCCCAGAGACAAGCACCCGCTCAGTGACAATTAAGCACCCGCTCAGAGACAAGCACCCGCCCAGAGACAAGCACCCGCCCAGAGACAAGCACCCGCCCAGTGACAAGCACCCGCCCAGAGACAAGCACCCGCTTAGAGACAAGCACCCGCCCAGAGACAAGCACCCGCCCAGAGACAAGCACCCGCCCAGAGACAAGCACCCGCTCAGTGACAAGCACCCGCCCAGAGACAAGCACCCGCCCAGAGACAAGCACCCGCCCAGAGACAAGCACCCGCTCAGTGACAAGCACCCGCCCAGAGACAAGCACCCGCCCAGAGACAAGCACCCGCCCAGAGACAAGCACCCGCCCAGAGACAAGCACCCGCTTAGAGACAAGCACCCGCTCAGTGACAAGCACCCGCCCAGGTGTTCACGGTCGAAGCAAGGTACTAGGTACTGA